In Methanosarcina siciliae T4/M, one genomic interval encodes:
- a CDS encoding FecCD family ABC transporter permease: MKFPEKEKTGYPACGPEIPFYLEWRSLAFAGFLLLPVPVFFFSIFLGTYPLSPPELLRVLLSHFTAYEYSYPSVYDTIIFNIRFPRVLLAMMTGAALSTSGATFQGIFRNPLVSPYILGLSSGAAFGAALSIAVIPELPVQAGAFIFSLAALGFSYVMARTGGQTSTVALVLSGVITSSVFAALLSIIQFTTDEKAVQSIVYWTLGCLHTSHWAKFLDSFPLVLAGCLLIYLLRWKLNVLALGEEEAKAVGMNVELYKAIFIIAASLAASAAVAVAGIIGLLGLIVPHILRMIFGPDHRKIIPLSITFGAAFLALVDDVARSAFGFEIPVGIITTLLGAPFFLYLLRTTKIGGWE, translated from the coding sequence ATGAAGTTCCCGGAAAAGGAAAAAACAGGGTATCCGGCCTGCGGACCGGAAATCCCTTTTTACCTGGAATGGAGAAGCCTGGCATTTGCAGGCTTTTTACTTTTGCCCGTACCCGTGTTTTTCTTCTCGATTTTCCTCGGGACCTACCCTTTATCTCCTCCGGAACTGCTCAGGGTTCTTCTATCCCATTTTACTGCATATGAATACAGCTATCCTTCGGTTTATGACACTATCATTTTCAACATCCGGTTCCCAAGAGTTTTGCTTGCCATGATGACAGGAGCGGCTCTTTCAACTTCAGGAGCCACGTTTCAGGGGATATTCAGAAACCCCCTCGTAAGCCCTTACATCCTCGGACTTTCTTCGGGAGCGGCTTTCGGAGCTGCGCTGTCTATCGCAGTTATCCCTGAACTGCCCGTCCAGGCAGGAGCGTTTATCTTCAGCCTGGCAGCGCTCGGGTTTTCTTATGTAATGGCAAGGACTGGAGGGCAGACTTCAACTGTTGCCCTTGTGCTTTCGGGGGTGATAACTTCATCTGTCTTTGCAGCTCTGCTTTCGATAATTCAGTTTACGACTGACGAAAAAGCCGTCCAGAGCATTGTTTACTGGACCCTGGGATGCCTCCACACCTCACACTGGGCCAAATTTCTGGATTCTTTTCCCCTTGTGCTCGCCGGCTGCCTGCTCATCTATCTCCTGCGCTGGAAACTTAACGTCCTCGCCCTCGGAGAAGAAGAGGCAAAAGCAGTGGGCATGAACGTCGAGCTGTATAAGGCAATATTCATAATCGCGGCTTCCCTTGCAGCCTCGGCGGCCGTAGCCGTAGCAGGAATTATAGGGCTCCTGGGGCTGATTGTCCCCCACATCCTCAGAATGATCTTCGGCCCGGACCACCGGAAGATCATACCTCTTTCAATCACTTTCGGAGCTGCATTTCTAGCCCTCGTGGACGATGTTGCAAGGTCTGCCTTCGGATTTGAAATCCCTGTCGGAATTATTACCACGCTTCTTGGAGCTCCCTTTTTCCTGTATCTCCTGAGGACTACAAAAATAGGGGGATGGGAATGA